GTTTCCGCACGTCAATATCGATTCGCCCCAAAGCCTGTACGGCATCGCTGAAAAAAAGCGTCCCCGCCTGATGCGCCGCTGCGGATATTTCCGCCAGAGGCTGTAGGGTACCGATTTCGCTGTTCGCCGCCTGAACCGCAACCAATACCGTGTTCTCATCGATCTTGCGCCGTAAATCATCTAAATCGATTCGCCCATATTCATCGATTTTCGCAAAACGAATATCGACGCCCTCTTTTTTCAGGCGCATGGCAGTATCCAGAACCGCCTTATGCTCGATGGCGATGGTCACCAAATTGGGATTTTTTCGACCGGCCTGGCGGACAATCCCCTTGAGAGCCAAATTATCCGATTCGGTGGCGCCGCTGGTAAAGATGATTTCGTCAGGACTTGCCGCATTGATCAGGCAGGCGACCTGTTCCCTGGCTGATTCGACTGCACGCCGCGCCGTGTGGCCGTAAATATGCGTATTGCTGGAAGGATTGCCGAACTCTTCCGTCAGATAAGGCATCATGGCCGCCAAGACTTCGGGATCCAGCGGCGTCGTGGCGTGGTGATCCATGTAGATAGGTTTTTGCGAAACCTGCAAAGCCGATCTCCTTTGCAAAATACATCAATTAAAATAGAACAATCAGAAGATAAATGCAACGATGAAGCGATCTTCGCAAAAAAAAGCTCGTCGCGAGTTCACCGGACGAGCTTTTATTCGAACGCTCATCGATTTTCGTGATGCTCTTCGGGGATATCGCTAAAGCCGCTCTCCTGATCCTGATTCTGATCGATCTCCTGATCCAAAGCCAAAGGCTCGACAAATGAGGCTTCCAGCAGCGTATGATGTTGAAGGTGCTCACCGGCCAATTTGCGGAAAAAAGCGCGCAGCTCTGCGTCGATAAAGCGGCGGCTGACCGTGGCATAAAACTCGTACATTTCTTTCTCGTTGCGTTTGGCGACCCGGACCGCTTCGTTGGGAGAATCCGGACATCTCTGCAGCGAGTTCAATTTATGCCGTTTGTCGAGATTCAAAAAAAGTATCTTTTTTCCGCTGAATCGGCTGTATTGCTCAATGGTATTTTTTCGATGTTCCGCTGCACGGGCAGCCAAACCCTGCAGAATGCTTTTGGCATCGCCGTCTCTGACCAGCTCGCAAGCCTGATTATAATAATTCTGCATCTCCTGTTCGGACTGAATGGCGATTTTGAGCGCGTCAATCGGCTCAATGGTAAATATCTTTTGCATGATCACCTCCGCGCCGCAAACATGCAACGGCGGCTTTGAAAATTTGAATTAGAAATTTATTAAAAACAAAGCAAATAATCAAGCCGTTAAACCGATTTTGCTTGTTTCTTTACGGCTTTGCTATAACGAAATTGTAAGGGATTCTGTTCCCGGCCGGCAAAATTTTTCCCCTAATCGCAATATTTTTACAATTTGCCTTCGAAGCGCCGATCGATAAAAAAACGCCTCACTCTTTGGCAGGATGAAGGTAATCTTCCCAGTGAAAGTTGGGATCGTTGTAAATCTTGAATTGGCGATAAACGCAATGGCGCTTTTTGGCCTGCCGATATTCCAACAAGAGTCGATCCAAGGCTGCCGCGACATCGGTGCGCTGTTCAAGCAAAATATTCTTTCGCAAAATGATCTCCTGCTTTTCCTCGTTGGTCGTGTTGTCGGCATTGGTTCGCTCGTTCAAATGAAAGATTTTGAGAGTCAATATCGACAGGCGGTCGACAATACTGCCGATTGTTTCCGAATTGACCTCCACCTCCTTCCCCGGTCGAATTCCGGCGGATACAAGCACGTTTTCGATCCAAATGTCAATCTGTTCCATCGCCTCCAGGCGCTTCAGATTATGGATATCGATCGATCTTTGAATTTCAAGCACTTTTTCCGGCGAGAGATCGCCCTTGCGCACTCTTTCTTCCAAGTGCCAAACGACAAAGTTTTTGTAATGTACCCATTGCGTCAACCCTTGCGGCGAGGATGTGTCGCTCGGCTTGATGGGGGCCGTATCGTGCCACAATTCGGTCAAGTCGTTGAACCATTCGATTAGCCTTTGCCCTTGAAAAGGCAGCAAAATTTGTGAAAGCAGACCCACTAGCACCTCCGATCGTTACCACTCAATTTAGCCACCTTGAAAACAAAACGCAACTGCTTTCCCGAAAAAACGATTGCATTTGAAGCAAAATCATTTTAATTTCATGCTGCCGTTAGGGGTGGTCGTTTATCGACCTGAGAGCATACCCTAATGACCTGATCTAGGTAATACTAGCGTAGGGAAACGGTAAGACATGATTTTCGATCTTTTCACGAGCCGTCATTCCCTACTGACGGCTTTTTTATTTTGATAAGGAGGGTTGGCATGAACGAGTGAAGAACCTTTTGCTTGGCATACGTAGGGAATACGGAAATCTGCCTGAAAAGCCGTTACAGCTCTCAAGCAATTGTTCAATAAACGTCTTTTTCGCAAACAGCTGACAATGTGAATCGAAATCAAGAAAGGATTCAATTCATGAACGCCAAGTCGATTTTTCAGGATGTCGAAAAAATACGAGAGAAATCGCCGCTCATTCATAATATCACCAATTATGTGGTCATGAACACGACCGCCAACGCGCTTTTGGCACTGGGAGCTTCTCCCGTGATGGCTCACGCCGCCGAAGAAGTCGAAGAGATGGTGGCTCTGGCCGGTGCGGTAGGTGGAGCGTTGGTCATCAACATCGGCACGCTCAGTAAGCCATGGATCGATTCCATGGCCAAGGCCATGCGCAAAGCCGATTCGATACAGGTCCCGATTGCGTTCGATCCGGTCGGCGCCGGCGCCACCAAACTTCGCACCGACACATGCCGGATGCTCCTGGATGCCGTCGCACCGACGGTCATCCGCGGTAATGCTTCGGAAATTATGGCACTGCTGCACACCGATGTACGCACCAAGGGAGTCGACAGCCGCCACGCCACTGCCGACGCAGTCGACGCTGCCCGTGCCTTGGCGGAACAATACCGCTGCGTGGTGTGCATCAGCGGCGCCGTAGACGTGGTGACCGACGGCAAACAGGAGATTCGCATCGCCAACGGCCATCCGTTGATGCCGCGGGTGACCGGTCTGGGCTGCACCGCCACGGCGCTGATCGGCGCTTTCCTCGCCGTCAATCGCGATGCCCTCACGGCAACCGCCCATGCCATGGCCGTCATGGGCATAGCCGGTGAACTGGCGGCGGAAAAATCCGAAGGTCCCGGGACTCTGCAGCTCCATTTTTATGATGCGCTCTATGCATTGAATGAACATCAAATCGAAGCGAGATTAAAATGAAGGCCGAACAGCTCGAACTCTATTTGGTGACCGACCGCAAACTGGCGGCCGGAAGACCTCTCACCCAGCTTGTCGAAGAGGCCATTCAAGGCGGCGTGACCATGGTACAATTGCGCGAAAAAGAGTGTTCAACGCGTGAATTTCTGGCTCTCGCTGAGGAGATTCATGCGCTTTGCCGCCGAGCCGGGGTACCGCTGCTCATCAATGACCGCCTCGACATCGCACTGGCCGTAGATGCAGAGGGCGTGCACGTCGGCCAAAGCGACATGCCGGCAGAAATCGCCAGGAAACTGCTGGGAAAAGACAAAATCATCGGCTTGTCGGTCGAATCGGTAGAGGACGCCCTCGCCGCACAGCATCTTCCCGTGGATTACCTTGGCGTCAGTCCGATCTATTTAACGCCGACAAAGACCGATCTAACCCATCAATTGGGACTCGAAGGGCTGCGCGCGATCCGCGCCGTTTCCAGTCTGCCGTTGGTCGGCATCGGCGGACTCCACGCCGGCAATGCCGGAGACGTCATTCGCGCCGGCGCAGACGGCGTCGCCGTAGTTTCTGCCATTTGCGCCGCCGAAACTCCCCGCGCCGCTGCCGAAGAACTGCGTCGCGCCATTCGTGAGGCAAAGGAGATAAAGTCGTGAAGCTGAAAGAACTGGGCGAATTTGGCCTGATCAACCGCATCGCCCCGCAATTCACACGTCAGCTGCCGCCGGGAACGCTCGGCATCGGCGACGACTGTGCAGTCATTCATCAGAACGATCGAGCTCTTTTGATTACCACCGATCTTTTGGTCGAAAATATTCACTTTTTGCGCCGAAAAATATCAGCATTCGAGCTGGGGCACAAATCCTTAGCCGTCAATCTCAGCGACATTGCCGCGATGGGCGGCGTTCCGAATGCCGCCTTTCTCTCTGTCGCCTGGCCGAAAGAGATCGACGTCGCCTGGCTGGATGAATTCTTTGCCGGTCTCGCTGCGCTCGCAGAGGAGAGCGGTACGGCTCTGCTCGGCGGTGATACGACCGGCACGCCGGGGCCCATTATCATCAATGTCGCCGTAATCGGCCATGCCGATCCGGCGCACCTCAAGCTGCGCAGCGCGGCGCAAGCCGGCGATGTGATCTGCGTGACCGGCTATTTAGGCGACTCGGCCGGCGGACTGCAGCTGTTGTTGTCGGATCTTGACGGCGCCGCCGACGAGGACGGTCTTGCGCTGTTGCGCGCGCATCATCGGCCGCGCCCGCACCTCAAAGAGGGACATTGGCTGGCGCAGCAGCCGGGTGTGCACGCTATGATGGACGTTTCCGACGGTATCGACTCGGACGTGCAGCGCGTCATGGAGGCTTCAAAAGTCGGCGCGCGAATCCTCCTAAATGACTTGCCGATATCCGACGCTCTGCGCCGAACCGCTGCCGCCAACGGATGGAACAGTTTGGAGCTGGCTGCTGCGGGCGGCGAGGATTACTGTCTGCTCTGCACCGTCGACCCCGAGGCTTACCCAAAGGTTGCCGAATCATTTGCCGCAGAGTTCGATTTTCCTCTTACCTGCATCGGCAAGATCACCCATACCGGTAAATTGGAATATGAACTGAACGGCGCAACGATTGATCTCAAGAAACACGGCTGGGATCACTTTCGCAGCTGAACCGGTGTCGTGTTAAAAGATCTCGAAATCACCATAAAATGAAAGGAATAAAAAATCGATGAACAAGCATTACTATCGCGCCCTAACGATTGCCGGTTCGGACAGCGGCGGCGGCGCCGGGATACAAGCTGACCTAAAAACCTTTTCCGCTCTCGGCTGCTACGGCATGTCCGTCATCACGGCCCTGACCGCACAAAACACCGTAACCGTAAGCGCCATCCACGAAGCGCCGCCGAATTTCGTTGCTGCGCAAATCGATGCCGTGCTCGAGGACATCGGCGCCGACGCCGTCAAAATCGGCATGCTTTCTTCGCCGGAAATCATCCGCGCGGTAGCGGACCGCCTGCGCGCCTGGGGGGTCGGCAAAATCGTTCTCGATCCGGTCATGACGGCCAAGAGCGGCGACAAGCTGCTGCGGGACGAAGCGATCTCCGCATTGAAACAGGAGCTTCTGCCGCTGGCGACAGTGGCTACGCCGAATCTGCCGGAAGCACAGGTCTTAATCGAGGAAACCATCGCTTCCCGTCTGCACATGGAAGATGCGGCGCGGCGTATCCTCGCCTTGGGGCCAAAGAGTGTCCTGCTGAAGGGAGGCCACCTTGCAGACGCAAGCAGCGATGACTATTTTTTAGAGATGACGATTCACGGCCTGCAGGGAACTTGGTTGAGCGGCCCCCGCGTTACCTCCCGCAACACCCACGGCACCGGCTGCACATTAGCCTCAGCGATTGCCGCTTTTTTGGCCAAAGGGTTCTCAATTTCCGAAAGCGTCCGCCGCGCCAAAAAGTACATTTCCGAAGCTATTGTCGCCGGCTCCGAATATTCCTTGGGCAAAGGCCACGGACCGGTTCATCATTTTTATCGACTATGGCCGTACCTGCAGGAATAATTTCCGGTAAGATGGCATGGCGCAAATTTACTTTACGCATCGCCGCTGCGTTTCACTCGGCGCCTCCTCGTTTCACTGAAAATGCACGAAAAATACTTGGTGAACCGATCTCTTGAGCCTTTACGACCCACTTGGCAGTTTCTCCGAATTACACTTATTTACGCCAAGAGCATTTTCCTGCTTTGATATTTCGCCGAATTTTTCTAAATAAAGCTGCTCCAATCACAAACACAAAATTGAATTGCAACGGTTATCTCGGGAGGCTTTATGAAACCTGCAGCAGCTGTTTTGATTTTCTCTTTTGTTGCTTCGCTTTTACCTGCAGCGACTCCGGTTGAGCCTTTTCTCGGCCAATGGGCGCTGTTTCTACCCAACGGTGCGGGTTGGTTGGAAGTTCGTCAGGAAGCGGGATATTTGGATGCCGACCTCTTGTGGTACGGCGGCAGCGTCGTGCCGGTCAGCGACGTTTACTTGGATGGAGAGACGCTGGTGGTGACCCGAGTCGGCAGCCGTACCGTGAAAAAAGAACCAAAGCGGGAACTGATGCGCACCGAACAATTCCGCTTTGCCTTTTACGGCGATCAGCTCGTCGGGGAACAGATTGTCCCCAGGGGAGACGGCCTCGGCGTTGATCGGATGACCTTTACAGCCAGGAAGCTTCCTCCTCCTCCGCCGGCCCCAGATCTCTCCAAGGTCAAGTTCGGCAAGCCGATCAAGCTGTTCAACGGCGTCGATCTCACGGGTTGGAAGCTGATCGAAGAAAACCGTGCCAACGGCTGGAAAGTCGTCGACGGTGTGCTGGTGAACGATCCGGTTCAGCAGGAGGGCAAGCCGCATGTCGATTACGGCAATCTGCGCACTGTGGATGAGTTTGAGGATTTCAATCTGAAAATCGACGTCAATGTGCCGGCAAAAAGCAACAGCGGCATCTATCTGCGCGGCATCTATGAAGTGCAGGTCATGGACAGCTACGGCTTGGGGCTGGACAGCCATCACATGGGCGCCATTTACAGCCGCATTACTCCGACGGTCTCGGCGGAAAAACCTGCCGGCGAATGGCAGTCGTTCGACATTACCCTATGCGATCGCCATGTTACAGTAATCCTAAACGGCGTAAAAATCATCGACAATCAGCCGCTTTACGGCGTGACCGGCGGCGCATTGCAGGCGTGTCCGTTCAAACCCGGGCCCATCTATCTGCAGGGCGATCACGGCAAGGTAATGTATCGCAACATCATTTTGCGTCCGATCATCAAATAAACGTATTTGCAGGTAATAAAAAAGCCGTCGCAATAAAAGCGACGGCTTTTTTGTCTCACACCTTTTCGGGAACCATGAATAGCGATCGATAGGCGCGCGACAGCATGGCGTTAGCCTGGATGTCATTGACGAACGTTTCCGAATCAGCGTCGAATTCCAATTGTCGGCCGAGACGATAAGATATGTTGCCGAGATGTGCCAAGGCTGGAGAAAGGTTTGCCGTCACGTCGAATGCATTCAGCAGTTTTTTGTCGTACACCCTGAGTGCCTCGATAAAATCCGCATAATGGTTTCCGCCGACTTTTCCCTTGAAGCTTGGTTGGTTTCTCATAAATGCTCTGATTACCGATGTCCCCGTTGTCGGAATCCCATTGCCAATACGGGTTGCAACACGCCCTCCAGCGTAAGAAGCTGACGAAATGCGAATACAAGCCTGAGGTTATAATTGCAATGATCGTTTCGCGATGTCATTTTGTCGCCCCCTTTTTTCGGCTGATCAAAGCGCCCTGCATCAATCGAGAATATAGCCGATCGGGGATGAAGCGCGAAAGGCTCGCTGCGGCGGCCATCGGCCAAGGAAAGGCGATTTCGGTTTTTTCGCGTTCGATGCCGCGGATAATAATGCGCGCAGCTTTTTCCGCGGTCATGAGAAACGGCATGGGTGATTGGCGAGGCTGGGTCATAGGCGTATCGACAAAGCCCGGCGAAATCAACGTACAGCGAATCCGATGCGCATAGAGATCGATGCGCAGGCTGTCCATCAGGTTCATGAGCGCGGCTTTGGAGCACGAATAAGCTGCGGCGCGCGGCATGCCGCGATACCCTGCCAGACTCCCGACCGCCGCAATGATTCCGCCGCCCTGATGAATCATCAAGGGCGTCAGCTGTTCGATAAAATGCACGGCACCCCAAAAATTTACGTCCATGACACGATGAAAGGCCGGCAGATCGATCTTTTCGGCATTAAAAGGCATGGAAAGACCGGCATTGAGCAGCAGCAGGTCGATGCGGTCGTTGTGTTGCCGTATCATGCCGCAGACCTTCCGAACTTGTTCGGAATCCGCGACATCGCACGCGAACAGCTGCAGGTCTGCATTGCAGCTCTTGACCTCCGCGGCCAGACTCTCCAACAATTCTTTTCTACGCGCGATCAGAATCAGTCGATTTTGCTTTTTGGCCAAACGTCGAGCTATTTCCCGTCCAATCCCAGAAGAAGCACCGGTGATCAAAATCGTTTTTCCCACGAGCTGCATCGAATATCCTTTTTTTTCAGTAATGTATCATTTTGCTGCAACATTTAAAACAGTTTTCAAGCTTACGTAACAAATTTTTTTCTTTATGCTGATAATAATTTACCACTCGAAACATGTTTTTGATAAAATGTTTTTGGAAATATTAGGAACTCTTTGTAAGTTTAACTGTTAAAGTTAGCGATCAATATGGATATCAATCCCGGGCATTCAGCTCCCCCCGGATCTCGCTGACCCCCCCTAGGCGAATCCACCTGAATGTCCGGGTTTTTTATTTAGACATTTGCACCAACAGGCAAAAAAAAGCCCCCATAGAACTTTCTATGAGGGCTTTTTCATTACAGTAGATACTAGCGGACAAGCAGCATTTTTCTGCTCGATTGGTGACCGTTGGCACTAAAGCGAACAATATACATGCCGCTGGGAACCGGCGAGTTGTTGTCATCGAGGGCGTTCCAGACCACCGCATGAGTGCCGGCTTCCATGATGCCGTCAACCAAGATTT
Above is a genomic segment from candidate division KSB1 bacterium containing:
- a CDS encoding aminotransferase class V-fold PLP-dependent enzyme: MQVSQKPIYMDHHATTPLDPEVLAAMMPYLTEEFGNPSSNTHIYGHTARRAVESAREQVACLINAASPDEIIFTSGATESDNLALKGIVRQAGRKNPNLVTIAIEHKAVLDTAMRLKKEGVDIRFAKIDEYGRIDLDDLRRKIDENTVLVAVQAANSEIGTLQPLAEISAAAHQAGTLFFSDAVQALGRIDIDVRK
- a CDS encoding ferritin family protein, whose protein sequence is MQKIFTIEPIDALKIAIQSEQEMQNYYNQACELVRDGDAKSILQGLAARAAEHRKNTIEQYSRFSGKKILFLNLDKRHKLNSLQRCPDSPNEAVRVAKRNEKEMYEFYATVSRRFIDAELRAFFRKLAGEHLQHHTLLEASFVEPLALDQEIDQNQDQESGFSDIPEEHHENR
- a CDS encoding DUF4254 domain-containing protein, producing the protein MGLLSQILLPFQGQRLIEWFNDLTELWHDTAPIKPSDTSSPQGLTQWVHYKNFVVWHLEERVRKGDLSPEKVLEIQRSIDIHNLKRLEAMEQIDIWIENVLVSAGIRPGKEVEVNSETIGSIVDRLSILTLKIFHLNERTNADNTTNEEKQEIILRKNILLEQRTDVAAALDRLLLEYRQAKKRHCVYRQFKIYNDPNFHWEDYLHPAKE
- the thiM gene encoding hydroxyethylthiazole kinase; protein product: MNAKSIFQDVEKIREKSPLIHNITNYVVMNTTANALLALGASPVMAHAAEEVEEMVALAGAVGGALVINIGTLSKPWIDSMAKAMRKADSIQVPIAFDPVGAGATKLRTDTCRMLLDAVAPTVIRGNASEIMALLHTDVRTKGVDSRHATADAVDAARALAEQYRCVVCISGAVDVVTDGKQEIRIANGHPLMPRVTGLGCTATALIGAFLAVNRDALTATAHAMAVMGIAGELAAEKSEGPGTLQLHFYDALYALNEHQIEARLK
- the thiE gene encoding thiamine phosphate synthase, encoding MKAEQLELYLVTDRKLAAGRPLTQLVEEAIQGGVTMVQLREKECSTREFLALAEEIHALCRRAGVPLLINDRLDIALAVDAEGVHVGQSDMPAEIARKLLGKDKIIGLSVESVEDALAAQHLPVDYLGVSPIYLTPTKTDLTHQLGLEGLRAIRAVSSLPLVGIGGLHAGNAGDVIRAGADGVAVVSAICAAETPRAAAEELRRAIREAKEIKS
- the thiL gene encoding thiamine-phosphate kinase; amino-acid sequence: MKLKELGEFGLINRIAPQFTRQLPPGTLGIGDDCAVIHQNDRALLITTDLLVENIHFLRRKISAFELGHKSLAVNLSDIAAMGGVPNAAFLSVAWPKEIDVAWLDEFFAGLAALAEESGTALLGGDTTGTPGPIIINVAVIGHADPAHLKLRSAAQAGDVICVTGYLGDSAGGLQLLLSDLDGAADEDGLALLRAHHRPRPHLKEGHWLAQQPGVHAMMDVSDGIDSDVQRVMEASKVGARILLNDLPISDALRRTAAANGWNSLELAAAGGEDYCLLCTVDPEAYPKVAESFAAEFDFPLTCIGKITHTGKLEYELNGATIDLKKHGWDHFRS
- the thiD gene encoding bifunctional hydroxymethylpyrimidine kinase/phosphomethylpyrimidine kinase, producing MNKHYYRALTIAGSDSGGGAGIQADLKTFSALGCYGMSVITALTAQNTVTVSAIHEAPPNFVAAQIDAVLEDIGADAVKIGMLSSPEIIRAVADRLRAWGVGKIVLDPVMTAKSGDKLLRDEAISALKQELLPLATVATPNLPEAQVLIEETIASRLHMEDAARRILALGPKSVLLKGGHLADASSDDYFLEMTIHGLQGTWLSGPRVTSRNTHGTGCTLASAIAAFLAKGFSISESVRRAKKYISEAIVAGSEYSLGKGHGPVHHFYRLWPYLQE
- a CDS encoding DUF1080 domain-containing protein, with protein sequence MKPAAAVLIFSFVASLLPAATPVEPFLGQWALFLPNGAGWLEVRQEAGYLDADLLWYGGSVVPVSDVYLDGETLVVTRVGSRTVKKEPKRELMRTEQFRFAFYGDQLVGEQIVPRGDGLGVDRMTFTARKLPPPPPAPDLSKVKFGKPIKLFNGVDLTGWKLIEENRANGWKVVDGVLVNDPVQQEGKPHVDYGNLRTVDEFEDFNLKIDVNVPAKSNSGIYLRGIYEVQVMDSYGLGLDSHHMGAIYSRITPTVSAEKPAGEWQSFDITLCDRHVTVILNGVKIIDNQPLYGVTGGALQACPFKPGPIYLQGDHGKVMYRNIILRPIIK
- a CDS encoding SDR family NAD(P)-dependent oxidoreductase produces the protein MQLVGKTILITGASSGIGREIARRLAKKQNRLILIARRKELLESLAAEVKSCNADLQLFACDVADSEQVRKVCGMIRQHNDRIDLLLLNAGLSMPFNAEKIDLPAFHRVMDVNFWGAVHFIEQLTPLMIHQGGGIIAAVGSLAGYRGMPRAAAYSCSKAALMNLMDSLRIDLYAHRIRCTLISPGFVDTPMTQPRQSPMPFLMTAEKAARIIIRGIEREKTEIAFPWPMAAAASLSRFIPDRLYSRLMQGALISRKKGATK